One region of gamma proteobacterium HIMB55 genomic DNA includes:
- a CDS encoding transcriptional regulator PpsR (PFAM: Bacterial regulatory protein, Fis family; PAS fold~TIGRFAM: PAS domain S-box; transcriptional regulator PpsR), translating into MNTVSAPSSELLLQHLASIQFTVAATGFIVDAEVNNPSSTVQPDDLIGTSISEIVTEESIGALNAKLNEARRNKGTAVRCDVTVNPRNTNPVPLLCWLCCQNNNDDVRIAALDLLPEASLRHQLLNAQHAMERDYWSKRRLEARYRRLLDMVSDGFVVVDDSSGRILEANPVASMLLAESGANLVGKAFPVGLDDSGRSTVERLTREARSVTTTVDGMIRNNAGLELNIALTYLRQSGEGRLLVRLRDDSERDVTGAEFAPFFSDAPDGIIELDEQGIVTGANASFLEMAGIASIELIEGRRADRWIGRSAVDLNIVLDHSKQEGSVRLYSTTLRTETESSVDIELSVARVGKNGSTRVLLFIRDISRRITPDQSVDDHLPRSIEQITDRVGRVPLKELVRESTDVIEALCIEAALKLTSGNRASAAELLGLSRQSLYTKLRRFDLGDAEVDIDREAV; encoded by the coding sequence GTGAATACCGTATCAGCGCCCTCTTCCGAGCTTTTGCTTCAGCATCTCGCTAGCATCCAATTTACCGTCGCCGCCACGGGCTTTATCGTCGACGCAGAGGTGAACAATCCCTCTAGCACGGTCCAGCCTGATGACCTCATTGGGACGTCAATCAGCGAGATTGTTACCGAAGAATCCATAGGCGCTTTAAACGCCAAACTGAATGAAGCGCGTCGCAATAAGGGGACTGCTGTAAGGTGCGACGTGACGGTCAATCCTCGCAACACAAACCCCGTTCCACTACTGTGCTGGCTGTGCTGTCAGAACAACAACGACGACGTGCGAATAGCGGCGCTTGATCTCCTCCCAGAGGCCAGCTTGCGCCATCAGTTACTGAATGCGCAGCACGCCATGGAACGCGATTACTGGTCTAAACGGCGACTTGAAGCACGCTACCGCAGACTTCTCGATATGGTCTCTGATGGCTTCGTGGTGGTAGACGATAGTAGTGGCCGCATCCTGGAAGCGAACCCCGTAGCGTCAATGTTACTGGCCGAATCCGGTGCTAATCTTGTCGGTAAGGCCTTCCCCGTTGGGCTCGACGATTCGGGTCGTAGCACCGTCGAGAGACTCACGCGAGAAGCGCGCAGTGTCACTACTACGGTAGACGGAATGATTAGGAATAATGCGGGTCTCGAGCTAAATATAGCGCTTACATATCTGCGCCAATCGGGCGAAGGTAGATTACTTGTCAGGCTGCGAGATGACAGCGAGCGAGATGTTACAGGCGCCGAATTCGCACCGTTCTTCAGCGACGCACCCGATGGCATCATAGAGCTCGACGAGCAGGGCATTGTGACTGGCGCAAACGCCTCTTTCCTTGAAATGGCTGGCATTGCATCAATTGAATTGATCGAGGGGCGGCGCGCTGACCGCTGGATTGGAAGATCAGCCGTCGATCTCAACATTGTCCTGGATCACTCCAAACAAGAAGGCTCGGTCAGACTGTATTCAACGACCCTACGCACCGAGACAGAATCGTCTGTCGACATAGAACTCTCGGTCGCTCGCGTTGGAAAAAATGGTTCCACAAGAGTCCTATTATTCATTCGCGACATCAGTCGACGAATCACACCCGATCAATCTGTAGATGATCATCTACCTCGTTCGATTGAGCAGATTACGGACCGCGTGGGACGCGTGCCGCTCAAGGAACTTGTTCGCGAATCGACCGATGTGATCGAGGCGCTTTGCATCGAAGCCGCACTTAAATTGACGAGTGGAAACCGTGCCTCAGCTGCCGAACTTTTAGGACTAAGTCGTCAAAGTTTGTATACAAAACTCCGACGCTTTGACCTTGGCGACGCCGAGGTCGATATCGATCGAGAAGCCGTGTAA
- a CDS encoding 2-vinyl bacteriochlorophyllide hydratase (PFAM: 2-vinyl bacteriochlorophyllide hydratase (BCHF)~TIGRFAM: 2-vinyl bacteriochlorophyllide hydratase): protein MSESAKDSMSGGLYTPEQKKRRDETVWTLVQGVLAPLQFLVFAISTVFVINFLLNGTGLEVATASVILKTLILYSIMVTGAIWEKVVFGRYLFAPAFFWEDVVSMGVIALHTLYLLMWLTGSGSPQEQMIVALAAYGAYLVNAIQFLLKFQQARSSASEMSRQIGYDDIAYREGARS, encoded by the coding sequence GTGAGTGAAAGTGCGAAAGACTCGATGAGTGGTGGGCTGTATACACCCGAGCAAAAAAAGCGCCGCGACGAGACGGTGTGGACACTTGTGCAAGGTGTCTTGGCGCCACTGCAGTTCTTGGTGTTCGCTATCAGCACAGTTTTCGTCATTAATTTTTTGCTGAACGGCACAGGCCTTGAAGTGGCAACGGCCTCCGTGATCCTTAAAACTCTGATTCTCTATTCCATCATGGTGACGGGTGCCATTTGGGAAAAGGTGGTGTTCGGAAGGTATCTCTTCGCCCCCGCCTTCTTCTGGGAGGATGTGGTGAGTATGGGAGTCATTGCGCTCCACACCCTCTATCTACTCATGTGGCTGACAGGCTCAGGAAGCCCACAAGAGCAAATGATTGTTGCGCTTGCTGCCTACGGTGCTTATTTGGTCAATGCCATCCAGTTTTTATTGAAATTCCAACAAGCGCGCTCAAGTGCCTCGGAAATGAGTCGTCAGATCGGCTATGACGACATTGCTTACCGAGAGGGAGCAAGATCGTGA
- a CDS encoding light-independent protochlorophyllide reductase, N subunit (PFAM: Nitrogenase component 1 type Oxidoreductase~TIGRFAM: light-independent protochlorophyllide reductase, N subunit): MSGVIASSAVEHHPGPQSQERGQRAVFCGLTSIIWLHRRIQDAFFLVVGSRTCAHLIQSAAGVMIFAEPRFATAILGERDLAGMADCHEELDRVVGELISRRSGINRLFLVGSCPSEVIKLDLETAAAKLQAKHENKVRISAFSGSGIETTFTQGEDQCLKSTVAELPALASGDSNLVVLGTVSDIVEDQFRRLFDDLGISNVHFYPGRKAGDLPAVGKGTQLVAAQPFVGETARALIERGAEMITAPFPLGAEGSKSWFEAIAEAHGIDSSRVQQVLELPYQRAKRAVASHVAKLEGKRIHFLPDSQLEIPMARFLSEECGLTINEIGTPFHDQLVMRGELARLPHDVQIVEGQDLDPALGRVRGARPDLTVCGMGIANALESEGLRTKWSIELVFSPVQGFDQAGDLAGLFAKPLVRESILEVGSWS; the protein is encoded by the coding sequence GTGAGTGGTGTTATCGCAAGCTCTGCGGTAGAGCATCATCCCGGCCCCCAAAGCCAAGAGCGCGGACAGCGTGCGGTTTTTTGCGGTCTCACTTCGATCATCTGGCTGCATCGTCGAATTCAGGATGCATTTTTCCTGGTGGTAGGGTCACGGACCTGCGCGCACCTCATCCAATCCGCGGCGGGCGTCATGATATTTGCAGAGCCTAGATTCGCCACAGCGATTCTTGGCGAGCGAGACCTCGCGGGCATGGCGGATTGTCATGAGGAGCTTGACCGCGTTGTGGGTGAGCTTATTTCTCGCCGCTCGGGGATTAATCGGCTGTTTCTCGTGGGTTCGTGTCCATCCGAAGTGATTAAGTTGGATCTAGAAACCGCTGCCGCGAAGCTTCAGGCCAAGCATGAAAATAAAGTCCGTATTTCGGCCTTCAGCGGAAGCGGTATTGAGACCACCTTCACGCAAGGTGAGGATCAATGTCTAAAGAGCACCGTCGCTGAGCTACCCGCATTAGCCAGCGGTGACTCCAACCTTGTTGTCCTGGGTACCGTCTCAGATATCGTTGAGGATCAGTTCCGTCGCCTTTTCGACGATCTGGGTATCTCTAATGTGCACTTTTATCCCGGTCGCAAGGCAGGAGATCTGCCTGCAGTGGGTAAGGGCACTCAACTTGTCGCGGCACAACCCTTCGTTGGCGAGACCGCGCGAGCGCTTATCGAGCGGGGCGCGGAAATGATTACTGCCCCATTCCCGCTGGGTGCTGAAGGGTCAAAATCATGGTTTGAAGCCATTGCTGAAGCTCACGGCATTGACAGTTCACGTGTTCAACAGGTGTTAGAGCTGCCTTATCAAAGAGCAAAACGTGCTGTTGCATCGCATGTGGCGAAGCTCGAGGGGAAGCGTATTCACTTCCTTCCTGATTCACAGCTAGAAATTCCCATGGCTCGGTTTTTGAGCGAGGAGTGCGGCCTGACTATCAACGAAATTGGGACGCCGTTTCACGACCAGCTAGTCATGCGTGGTGAACTCGCACGCTTACCTCATGATGTTCAAATCGTGGAAGGACAGGACTTAGATCCGGCGCTCGGCCGTGTTAGGGGCGCAAGACCCGACCTCACGGTGTGTGGAATGGGTATCGCCAATGCCCTGGAGTCAGAAGGACTGCGGACTAAGTGGTCTATTGAGCTCGTATTTTCGCCCGTTCAAGGGTTTGATCAGGCCGGTGACCTCGCAGGTTTATTTGCAAAGCCGTTGGTTCGTGAGTCGATCTTGGAGGTAGGCTCATGGAGCTAA
- a CDS encoding light-independent protochlorophyllide reductase, B subunit (PFAM: Proto-chlorophyllide reductase 57 kD subunit; Nitrogenase component 1 type Oxidoreductase~TIGRFAM: light-independent protochlorophyllide reductase, B subunit), producing MELTLWTYEGPPHVGAIRIAASMRDVHLMLHSPQGDTYADLLFTMIERDGRRPPVTYTTFQARDLGASTAEMVIQSLRESAERFKPQVLMVADSCTAELIQDQPGALALGADLPVPVIPLEMAAYTRKENWGASETFYQLVRGLLSRQAPAPGVERPQRDPDVRPSVNILGPTKLGFRCRDDVVEIERLLASMGVDVNVVAPLGASPWDLQSIPAADANVNLCPEVSDLTCSWLARTFGMPTIQTIPMGWGATRDFIAEVAGVLNLDIEVDAVGESRLPWYSRSIDSTYLTGKRVFVFADGSHAIAAARVARDEMGFEVVGLGTYSRERARDVRAAAKEYGLEALITDNYLEVEAKVQELQPEMVLGTQMERHIAKRLGIPCAVISTPAHVQDYPARYSPQMGFEGANVLFDTWVHPLIMGLEEHLLHMFRDDFEFNDSVGPSHLGSEGEGARSLNENGEPISEGNIVWAFEAEKELKKIPFFVRGKARRNTERFAEEQGISTIQVDTLYDAKAHFSN from the coding sequence ATGGAGCTAACACTCTGGACATACGAGGGCCCGCCACACGTAGGCGCCATTCGAATTGCAGCATCGATGCGTGATGTGCATTTGATGTTGCACTCGCCTCAAGGAGATACCTACGCTGATCTGCTGTTTACGATGATTGAACGAGATGGTCGGCGGCCGCCCGTGACTTACACCACGTTTCAGGCGAGAGATCTCGGTGCGTCAACCGCAGAGATGGTGATTCAGTCACTGCGCGAATCAGCAGAGCGCTTCAAGCCGCAGGTGCTAATGGTTGCAGACTCGTGTACTGCCGAACTTATTCAGGATCAGCCTGGCGCACTTGCGCTGGGTGCCGATTTACCTGTCCCTGTCATTCCACTTGAGATGGCTGCTTACACGAGAAAAGAGAACTGGGGCGCGTCCGAAACATTTTATCAGCTCGTTCGCGGTCTTTTGTCGCGGCAGGCGCCGGCGCCAGGCGTTGAGCGACCGCAACGTGACCCGGATGTCAGGCCTAGCGTCAATATACTCGGTCCAACCAAGCTCGGGTTCCGCTGCCGGGATGATGTAGTGGAAATCGAGCGTTTACTCGCGTCAATGGGTGTTGATGTCAATGTTGTGGCGCCGCTAGGTGCGTCTCCATGGGACTTGCAGTCCATACCCGCAGCCGATGCTAACGTGAATTTATGTCCTGAGGTCTCTGACCTTACTTGTAGTTGGTTGGCGCGTACCTTTGGTATGCCGACTATCCAAACGATTCCTATGGGCTGGGGAGCGACACGGGACTTTATTGCCGAGGTCGCCGGGGTGCTCAATCTTGACATAGAAGTGGACGCTGTCGGTGAGTCGAGGCTTCCCTGGTATTCGAGATCAATCGATTCCACCTATTTAACAGGAAAGCGGGTCTTCGTCTTTGCTGACGGAAGCCACGCGATAGCCGCGGCGCGTGTCGCACGTGATGAGATGGGCTTTGAAGTCGTTGGTTTGGGAACCTATAGCCGTGAGCGTGCGCGCGATGTACGAGCTGCTGCAAAAGAATATGGTCTCGAGGCGCTCATCACAGACAACTACCTAGAGGTGGAAGCGAAAGTTCAAGAGCTTCAGCCAGAGATGGTGCTTGGAACGCAGATGGAGCGTCACATTGCTAAGCGTCTAGGCATACCGTGTGCGGTTATTTCCACGCCTGCACACGTTCAAGACTATCCAGCTCGTTACTCTCCACAAATGGGTTTTGAAGGCGCAAACGTATTGTTCGATACCTGGGTGCACCCGCTCATTATGGGTCTGGAAGAGCACCTACTTCACATGTTCAGAGACGACTTTGAGTTCAACGATAGCGTGGGACCTTCGCACCTCGGGAGTGAGGGCGAGGGTGCTCGATCGTTGAATGAAAATGGTGAGCCAATCAGTGAAGGCAACATTGTCTGGGCCTTCGAGGCGGAAAAGGAATTGAAAAAAATTCCGTTCTTCGTTCGAGGTAAGGCGCGTCGAAATACTGAGCGTTTTGCGGAAGAGCAGGGGATTTCAACAATTCAAGTAGATACGCTATATGACGCGAAAGCACACTTCAGCAACTGA
- a CDS encoding cobaltochelatase CobN subunit (PFAM: Domain of unknown function (DUF3479); CobN/Magnesium Chelatase~TIGRFAM: magnesium chelatase, H subunit) produces the protein MTRKHTSATDASTPVNVVLVTLDNHVNGAIERAEKRLICDLPGIHFKSFAATEWEADPSALEGCRAAIASGDIIIVTMLFIENQIKAISGALAARRDHCDAMVCCMSAPEIMQFTRMGRFTMDGEPSGPVALLKRLRGAPKDGKPGASGERQLAMLRRLPRILRFIPGTAQDVRAYFLTLQYWLAGSEDNLTRLVSFLIHRYASGPREVLKKVAREEPPIEYPDVGVYHADGRQRISDAVAPVDDAAGSEGTVGLLLMRSYALAGNTRHYDAVIHALEARGLRVIPAFASGLDARPAVKRFFMSEGESIVDAVISLTGFSLVGGPAYNDTDAAQEMLAELNVPYLAVQALEFQSINQWRESPMGLMPVEATIMVAIPELDGATGPMVFSGRDRDDPKRSFDMSPETERIERLASRVSKLVALHRKQRSDKKIAITLFNFPPNSGAMGTAAHLSVFESLFNSLRALSRAGYSVELPDNVESLRDSLLKGNAELYGAEANVHATISVDDHVAREPYLEEIEAQWGPAPGKHWTDGRRMFVLGQSFGNVFVGVQPAMGYEGDPMRLLFEGGLAPTHIFSAYYRWLREDYAADAVLHFGTHGALEFMPGKQVGLSNRCWPDRLIADLPNFYLYAANNPSEGLIAKRRSAATLISYLTPPVTKADLHKEFAELRSMIDLWRGREPDATESHLQQLVEAISAQADRCELDHSGLAEDQSNVELWIQQLRTQLDEIEQSLIPFGMHVIGGSLLSSERAQTIAAIAEAGGARDIDPSRLDKYLQSKDMGALKGLLAESQVPSDDIDELGNRLLTALENLEADHELPALISALDGHFIPPVSGGDLIRNPESLPTGRNIHGFDPFRLPSAFAVIEGKRQAEQLTQRHFEDTGEMPTSIALVLWGTDNLKSEGVAIGQALALIGARPRFDSYGRLSGAELIDLAELGRPRVDVIVTLSGIFRDLLPMQTRLLAEAAYLAAEADEPLELNPIRRNVLAYQEANNCDFETAALRVFSNSEGAYGSNVNLLVDSGRWDDESQFADTYTNRKGFAYGRSGAVSQQTELLNNVLGNVDLAYQNLDSVELGITTVDHYFDTLGGISSAVQRAKGDAVPVYIADHTGGGDGKVRTLDEQVALETRTRLLNPKWYESMLDHGYEGVRQIEAHLTNTMGWSATAGGVAPWVYKQVSETFILDEDMRRRLAELNPVAASRVANRLIEAQERDYWGADEEQLEALRRAGEDLEDLLEGITGEVAA, from the coding sequence ATGACGCGAAAGCACACTTCAGCAACTGACGCGTCGACGCCGGTAAACGTCGTCCTCGTCACGCTCGATAACCATGTCAATGGTGCTATAGAGCGCGCTGAAAAACGTCTAATTTGCGATCTTCCCGGCATTCATTTTAAAAGTTTTGCCGCCACAGAATGGGAGGCAGACCCTTCTGCGCTCGAGGGTTGTAGAGCCGCGATTGCGTCGGGCGACATCATCATTGTCACGATGCTTTTTATTGAGAATCAGATAAAGGCGATTTCTGGCGCACTTGCTGCCCGAAGGGACCACTGCGACGCTATGGTTTGTTGTATGTCAGCGCCGGAGATTATGCAATTCACCCGGATGGGGCGTTTTACGATGGATGGTGAGCCCTCGGGCCCTGTTGCATTGCTAAAGCGACTGCGCGGTGCGCCTAAAGACGGCAAGCCTGGTGCGTCAGGCGAGCGCCAACTAGCGATGTTGCGACGCTTACCTCGCATTCTCCGATTTATTCCCGGTACCGCGCAGGATGTGCGGGCCTATTTCCTGACGCTCCAGTATTGGCTGGCAGGGTCAGAGGACAACTTGACGCGATTGGTGAGCTTCCTCATACATCGCTACGCGAGTGGTCCGCGCGAAGTGCTCAAGAAAGTTGCTCGTGAGGAACCGCCGATTGAGTATCCGGATGTCGGCGTTTATCACGCGGACGGACGACAGCGGATCAGCGACGCGGTTGCCCCTGTTGACGATGCTGCAGGAAGTGAAGGAACTGTTGGGCTCTTACTAATGCGCTCATATGCCTTGGCAGGCAATACACGACATTACGATGCCGTTATTCATGCCTTGGAAGCGCGAGGCCTGAGGGTGATACCTGCGTTTGCGTCTGGTTTGGACGCCCGACCTGCCGTGAAGCGTTTCTTCATGAGCGAGGGGGAGTCGATTGTCGATGCCGTTATATCACTTACCGGATTTTCGCTCGTTGGTGGACCTGCGTACAACGATACCGACGCTGCGCAAGAGATGCTGGCCGAGCTCAATGTGCCTTACTTAGCTGTGCAGGCGCTTGAATTTCAAAGCATCAACCAATGGCGCGAGTCGCCTATGGGTTTAATGCCCGTTGAGGCAACCATAATGGTTGCGATCCCCGAGCTCGATGGTGCGACGGGCCCCATGGTGTTCAGTGGGCGAGATCGTGACGACCCCAAGCGGTCGTTTGATATGAGTCCAGAGACAGAGCGCATCGAGCGTTTGGCAAGTCGTGTCTCAAAATTGGTTGCGCTCCATCGCAAGCAGAGATCAGACAAGAAGATTGCTATTACGTTGTTTAACTTCCCGCCTAATAGCGGCGCTATGGGAACTGCGGCGCACCTAAGTGTATTTGAGTCTTTGTTTAACAGCTTGAGGGCACTGAGTCGCGCTGGATATTCGGTTGAATTGCCCGACAATGTCGAGAGTCTGAGAGACTCGCTCCTTAAGGGAAACGCAGAGCTCTATGGCGCTGAGGCAAATGTTCACGCTACGATCTCAGTCGATGACCATGTGGCGCGAGAGCCTTATCTTGAGGAGATAGAGGCGCAATGGGGCCCTGCACCCGGCAAGCATTGGACCGATGGTCGTCGAATGTTTGTGCTTGGTCAGTCCTTTGGAAATGTATTCGTAGGTGTCCAGCCGGCTATGGGCTACGAGGGCGACCCAATGCGCTTGCTCTTTGAGGGCGGGCTCGCACCGACGCATATTTTCTCCGCTTACTATCGATGGCTAAGGGAAGACTATGCCGCAGATGCGGTTCTTCACTTCGGCACGCACGGCGCACTCGAGTTCATGCCTGGCAAGCAAGTAGGCCTTTCCAACCGATGCTGGCCTGATCGTTTGATCGCGGATCTTCCCAATTTCTACCTCTACGCAGCAAATAACCCTTCAGAGGGCCTTATCGCCAAGCGCAGATCGGCTGCAACACTCATTAGTTATTTGACGCCACCTGTCACAAAAGCCGACCTTCACAAAGAGTTCGCTGAGTTGCGATCGATGATCGACCTTTGGCGTGGCCGCGAACCTGACGCTACCGAGTCGCACCTTCAACAGCTAGTAGAGGCGATTTCGGCGCAAGCCGATCGCTGTGAGCTAGACCACAGTGGCCTTGCTGAAGATCAAAGTAATGTTGAGCTATGGATCCAGCAACTCCGGACACAATTGGATGAAATTGAGCAATCACTGATTCCGTTTGGTATGCATGTAATTGGAGGTTCGCTGCTGTCCTCAGAGCGCGCCCAGACAATAGCGGCGATAGCCGAAGCGGGCGGTGCACGCGATATCGATCCCTCGCGTTTAGATAAATATCTGCAATCAAAAGATATGGGTGCGCTTAAGGGGCTTTTGGCTGAATCTCAAGTTCCTTCTGATGACATCGATGAGCTTGGCAACCGGTTGCTTACGGCTCTGGAAAACCTGGAAGCTGACCACGAGTTACCCGCACTTATTAGTGCACTCGATGGTCACTTTATCCCGCCCGTTTCAGGCGGTGATTTGATAAGAAACCCCGAGAGTCTGCCGACGGGGCGAAATATCCACGGATTTGATCCTTTCCGTCTTCCCAGCGCTTTCGCAGTGATCGAAGGAAAGCGCCAAGCGGAGCAGCTAACGCAGCGTCACTTTGAAGATACGGGTGAGATGCCTACGTCAATTGCCTTGGTTTTGTGGGGCACAGATAACCTAAAGAGTGAAGGGGTAGCCATCGGTCAAGCCCTCGCATTGATTGGTGCGCGGCCACGCTTCGACAGTTACGGGCGACTCAGTGGTGCTGAGTTGATTGATCTTGCTGAGTTAGGTCGACCTCGCGTAGACGTTATTGTGACGCTGTCAGGGATTTTCCGAGATCTTCTCCCAATGCAAACGCGTCTCCTAGCTGAGGCCGCTTATTTGGCAGCGGAAGCCGACGAGCCGCTCGAGCTTAACCCAATCAGACGCAACGTTTTGGCGTATCAAGAGGCCAATAATTGCGACTTCGAGACAGCGGCGCTCCGAGTATTCAGTAACTCTGAGGGTGCTTACGGCTCTAACGTCAACCTATTGGTGGACTCGGGGCGCTGGGATGATGAGTCTCAATTTGCCGATACCTACACGAATCGTAAAGGTTTCGCCTACGGACGATCAGGCGCAGTGTCGCAACAAACCGAGTTGCTCAACAACGTACTCGGAAACGTCGATCTTGCTTACCAGAATCTCGATTCGGTTGAGCTGGGCATCACAACGGTCGACCACTATTTTGACACTCTTGGTGGAATCAGTAGTGCTGTTCAACGCGCAAAGGGTGATGCAGTACCGGTATATATCGCCGACCACACGGGTGGTGGTGACGGCAAAGTCAGGACGTTGGACGAGCAAGTTGCGCTCGAGACCCGTACCCGGCTTCTTAATCCCAAGTGGTACGAGTCTATGCTCGATCATGGGTACGAGGGTGTGCGCCAGATAGAAGCACACCTAACCAATACTATGGGGTGGTCTGCAACCGCAGGCGGCGTGGCCCCATGGGTTTACAAGCAAGTTTCAGAAACATTCATTCTCGATGAGGACATGAGACGTCGGTTGGCCGAGCTAAATCCGGTTGCTGCGTCGCGTGTCGCTAACAGACTCATCGAAGCACAAGAAAGAGACTATTGGGGAGCCGACGAGGAACAGCTGGAGGCGCTTCGGCGTGCCGGCGAGGACCTTGAAGATCTTCTTGAAGGGATCACGGGGGAGGTTGCCGCATGA
- a CDS encoding light-independent protochlorophyllide reductase, iron-sulfur ATP-binding protein (PFAM: 4Fe-4S iron sulfur cluster binding proteins, NifH/frxC family~TIGRFAM: light-independent protochlorophyllide reductase, iron-sulfur ATP-binding protein) has protein sequence MNSPNQFIPVKDVGRGDGEGSVQVHLDEQIDVAKAKVFAIYGKGGIGKSTTSSNLSVAFSKLGKRVIQIGCDPKHDSTFTLTKALMPTVIDVLESVEFHAEELRTEDYVHIGYNGVMCVEAGGPPAGTGCGGYVVGQTVKLLKQHHLLDDADVVIFDVLGDVVCGGFASPLQHAERAMVVTANDFDSIFAMNRIAAAIEAKSKNYGVRLGGVIANRSAGTDEIDRFNEAVGLKRVAHFPDLDVIRKSRLKKSTLFELPDSPELKAVQDEYMQLAEGLWNGAEPLDVKPMKDRDLFDFLGFD, from the coding sequence ATGAATTCACCAAATCAATTTATTCCAGTTAAAGACGTTGGCAGAGGCGATGGCGAGGGGAGTGTGCAGGTTCACCTCGACGAGCAAATTGATGTCGCCAAGGCCAAAGTATTCGCCATTTACGGAAAGGGTGGCATCGGTAAAAGCACAACATCATCCAATCTATCTGTTGCCTTCTCGAAGCTTGGTAAGCGGGTGATTCAGATTGGGTGCGACCCCAAGCATGATTCAACCTTTACGCTGACAAAGGCATTAATGCCGACGGTCATCGACGTGCTTGAGTCTGTTGAGTTCCATGCTGAGGAGCTCCGAACCGAGGATTATGTCCACATTGGTTACAACGGTGTGATGTGCGTCGAAGCGGGCGGTCCGCCAGCGGGAACTGGTTGCGGGGGTTACGTGGTCGGTCAGACGGTGAAGTTGCTAAAGCAACATCACCTCTTGGACGATGCCGACGTTGTTATTTTCGATGTTCTGGGTGATGTGGTTTGCGGCGGTTTCGCCTCACCACTTCAACACGCAGAGCGTGCCATGGTTGTTACGGCGAATGATTTCGACTCGATTTTTGCGATGAACCGGATCGCAGCTGCGATAGAAGCTAAATCCAAAAACTATGGTGTCCGTTTGGGGGGTGTCATTGCCAACCGAAGTGCCGGCACCGATGAGATTGATCGCTTTAACGAGGCAGTGGGCCTGAAGCGCGTTGCGCACTTCCCCGATCTCGATGTGATTCGTAAAAGCCGACTTAAAAAATCAACATTGTTTGAGTTGCCTGATTCGCCAGAACTCAAAGCCGTACAAGACGAATATATGCAGTTAGCCGAGGGCTTGTGGAACGGTGCGGAACCGCTCGATGTTAAGCCAATGAAAGATCGTGATTTGTTCGATTTCTTGGGTTTTGATTGA
- a CDS encoding magnesium protoporphyrin O-methyltransferase (PFAM: Methyltransferase small domain; Magnesium-protoporphyrin IX methyltransferase C-terminus~TIGRFAM: magnesium protoporphyrin O-methyltransferase) — translation MATANYQQRREQIEDYFDRTAADVWARLTSDEPVSGIRETVRAGRESMRNLLLSWLPDDLTGKQVLDAGCGTGVISIELAKRGAEVIAVDLSKSLIDLANERYSDCDEYHRIQFVVGDMRLVQGERFDHVLAMDSIIHYAARDGVKTLETLADSVDTSMVFTFAPKTVPLAMMHAVGKLFPRADRSPAIEPISPASLQKSLAKSSELSDWRVGREHRVSTGFYTSQAMELARIC, via the coding sequence ATGGCCACTGCTAACTATCAACAAAGGCGCGAGCAGATCGAGGATTACTTCGATCGCACGGCTGCCGACGTTTGGGCTCGTCTCACTTCAGACGAGCCTGTTAGTGGTATTCGCGAAACCGTCCGCGCCGGTCGAGAGTCCATGCGTAACCTGCTGCTGAGTTGGTTGCCCGACGACCTTACCGGCAAACAGGTGCTAGATGCTGGCTGCGGCACCGGCGTTATCTCCATTGAGCTTGCCAAGAGAGGTGCTGAGGTTATTGCAGTCGATCTCTCCAAGTCGCTGATCGATCTGGCCAATGAGCGATACTCAGATTGCGATGAATATCACCGTATCCAATTCGTCGTTGGCGATATGAGACTAGTACAGGGCGAACGCTTTGATCACGTTCTTGCTATGGATTCGATCATCCACTACGCCGCACGCGATGGCGTTAAAACGCTAGAGACGCTCGCAGATAGTGTCGATACTTCGATGGTCTTCACCTTTGCACCAAAGACTGTACCCCTCGCCATGATGCACGCTGTTGGGAAGCTGTTTCCCCGCGCGGATCGGTCGCCTGCCATTGAGCCGATCTCTCCCGCGTCACTACAAAAGTCTTTGGCCAAATCCAGCGAGTTAAGCGACTGGCGAGTAGGAAGGGAGCACCGGGTTTCAACAGGTTTCTATACGTCTCAGGCGATGGAGTTGGCGCGCATATGTTGA